One genomic region from Xenopus laevis strain J_2021 chromosome 2L, Xenopus_laevis_v10.1, whole genome shotgun sequence encodes:
- the cela1.5.L gene encoding uncharacterized protein LOC734670 precursor (The RefSeq protein has 1 substitution compared to this genomic sequence) translates to MFQLLLLAALVLCGRCDVDDSYREDNARVVGGTNAAKNAWPWQVSLQYLSGSAWYHTCGASLIRANRVLTAAHCVDRTVSFRVALGDHNINANDGTEQYISVSRIVKHANWNTNNVAAGYDIAVLHLASSATLNTSVKLAQLPADGAILANNYGCIVTGWGRTSTGGALASVLQQAPLSVVQHSTCSSSSWWGSTVKSTMVCADGAGIRSSCNGDSGGPLNCAVNGVYQVYGIVSFGSASGCNIVQKPSVFTRVSAYISWINSAL, encoded by the exons ATGTTCCAACTACTGCTACTTGCTGCTCTGGTCCTTTGTG GACGTTGTGATGTAGATGACAGTTACAGAGAGGACAATGCACGTGTGGTAGGAGGAACTAATGCTGCCAAGAACGCTTGGCCATGGCAG GTTTCTCTCCAGTACTTGTCTGGCAGTGCTTGGTACCATACCTGTGGCGCAAGTCTCATTCGTGCTAACAGAGTCCTAACAGCCGCTCACTGTGTGGACAG GACTGTTTCCTTCCGTGTTGCTTTGGGAGACCATAATATCAATGCAAACGATGGTACTGAACAGTACATTTCTGTTTCAAGAATCGTAAAGCACGCCAACTGGAACACCAATAACGTTGCAGCTGG GTATGATATTGCCGTCCTCCATCTGGCCTCCAGTGCCACCCTTAACACCTCTGTGAAACTGGCCCAGCTGCCCGCCGATGGTGCTATCCTGGCCAACAACTATGGCTGCATTGTTACAGGATGGGGCAGAACCAGCA CTGGGGGAGCCCTTGCCTCTGTCCTACAACAGGCCCCTCTGTCCGTTGTCCAACACTCAACTTGCTCCAGCAGCTCCTGGTGGGGCAGCACCGTAAAGAGCACTATGGTGTGTGCTGATGGTGCTGGAATCCGTTCTTCCTGTAAT GGAGATTCTGGTGGCCCTCTCAACTGCGCTGTCAATGGAGTCTATCAAGTTCATGGAATTGTCAGTTTTGGATCTGCCAGTGGATGCAACATAGTCCAGAAACCATCTGTTTTCACCAGGGTATCAGCCTACATTTCTTGGATCAACAGT GCTCTGTAA